One stretch of Meriones unguiculatus strain TT.TT164.6M chromosome 7, Bangor_MerUng_6.1, whole genome shotgun sequence DNA includes these proteins:
- the LOC132655276 gene encoding acyl-coenzyme A thioesterase 1-like produces MCTMVFCLCVCCLRVLSRHVKGPGIGLLGTSKGGELGFAMASFLKGIKAAVIINGSVAAVGNTIYYKDETIPPVSLLRNRFKMTKDGVLDVVDGLQSPLVEVKSFNQESSAHLNLSYFPGYHLV; encoded by the exons ATGTGCACCATGgtgttctgtttgtgtgtgtgctgtctgcGAGTGCTTAGCCGACAT GTAAAAGGACCAGGAATTGGGCTGCTTGGGACTTCCAAAGGGGGAGAACTTGGCTTTGCTATGGCCTCCTTCCTGAAGGGCATCAAAGCTGCCGTGATCATCAATggctctgtggctgctgttggGAACACCATCTACTACAAGGATGAGACTATCCCCCCTGTGTCTCTTCTGAGAAATCGCTTCAAAATGACCAAAGATGGTGTCTTGGATGTCGTGGATGGTCTGCAGAGCCCTTTGGTAGAGGTGAAGAGCTTCAATCAGGAGAGCTCTGCCCACTTGAACTTGTCTTACTTTCCAGGTTATCATCTAGTCTGA
- the LOC110558884 gene encoding acyl-coenzyme A thioesterase 1, with amino-acid sequence MVASSLAVLRGSRLCRFGWKSWAPLSGPLPLGPGGRTTWARAKATLVLEPAGRSCWDEPLGISVRGLAPGQPVTLRAALRDEKGALFRAHARYRADAHGQLDLARAPALGGSFAGLEPMGLLWAMQPDRPFWRLVKRDVQTPFVLELDVLDGHEPDGGRLLAKAGHERHFLAPGVRRVPVREGRVRATLFLPPEPGPFPGIVDLFGVGGGLLEYRASLLAGKGFAVMALAYYNYDDLPKSMETMRIEYFEEAVNYLRSHPKVKGPGIGLLGISKGGELSLAMASFLKGIKAAVIINGSVAAVGNTIYYKDETIPPVSLLRNRIKMTKDGLKDVVDALQSPLVEEKSFIPVERSDTTFLFLVGQDDHNWKSEFYAEEISKRLQAHGKEKPQIICYPEAGHYLEPPYFPLFKAGMHQLVGTNILFGGEPKPHAMAQVDAWQQLQTFFHKQLGSKS; translated from the exons ATGGTGGCCTCTTCTCTCGCCGTCCTGCGGGGAAGCAGGCTGTGCCGATTCGGCTGGAAGAGCTGGGCGCCGCTGTCAGGGCCTCTGCCGCTCGGCCCGGGTGGCCGGACGACGTGGGCGCGGGCGAAGGCGACGCTGGTGCTGGAGCCCGCGGGCCGCAGCTGCTGGGACGAGCCGCTGGGCATCTCCGTGCGCGGCCTGGCCCCCGGGCAGCCCGTCACGCTGCGCGCGGCCCTGCGCGACGAGAAGGGCGCGCTCTTCCGCGCCCACGCGCGCTACCGCGCCGATGCCCACGGCCAGCTGGACCTGGCGCGCGCGCCCGCGCTGGGCGGCAGCTTCGCGGGGCTCGAGCCCATGGGGCTGCTCTGGGCCATGCAGCCCGACCGGCCTTTCTGGCGCCTGGTCAAGCGCGACGTGCAGACGCCCTTCGTGCTGGAGCTGGACGTGCTGGACGGACACGAGCCCGACGGCGGGCGGCTGCTGGCCAAGGCGGGGCACGAGCGCCACTTCCTGGCTCCCGGGGTGCGGCGCGTGCCCGTGCGCGAGGGCCGGGTGCGCGCCACGCTCTTCCTGCCCCCAG AACCTGGCCCCTTTCCTGGGATCGTGGACCTTTTCGGAGTTGGAGGTGGCCTCCTGGAGTATCGGGCCAGTCTGCTGGCTGGGAAGGGCTTTGCCGTGATGGCTCTGGCTTATTATAACTACGACGACCTGCCCAAGAGCATGGAAACCATGCGCATAGAGTACTTTGAAGAAGCCGTGAACTACCTGCGTAGCCACCCCAAG GTAAAAGGACCAGGAATTGGGCTGCTTGGGATTTCCAAAGGGGGAGAACTTAGCCTTGCTATGGCCTCCTTCCTGAAGGGCATCAAAGCTGCCGTGATCATCAATggctctgtggctgctgttggGAACACCATCTACTACAAGGATGAGACTATCCCCCCTGTGTCTCTTCTGAGAAATCGCATCAAAATGACCAAAGATGGCCTCAAGGATGTCGTAGATGCTCTGCAGAGCCCTTTGGTAGAGGAAAAGAGCTTCATCCCCGTGGAGAGGTCTGACACGACCTTCCTGTTCCTAGTAGGGCAGGATGACCACAACTGGAAGAGCGAGTTCTATGCGGAAGAGATCTCTAAACGCTTACAGGCCCACGGGAAGGAGAAGCCCCAGATCATCTGCTACCCGGAAGCTGGCCATTACCTTGAGCCCCCTTACTTCCCACTGTTCAAAGCTGGCATGCACCAACTGGTGGGCACTAATATCCTCTTTGGAGGGGAACCTAAGCCCCACGCCATGGCCCAGGTGGACGCATGGCAACAGCTCCAGACTTTCTTCCACAAACAGTTGGGTAGTAAGAGTTAG